A window of Ignavibacterium sp. contains these coding sequences:
- a CDS encoding peptidylprolyl isomerase, whose translation MMNFQKLLKLKTDKLLLLSLIILFTSCSKEEKQKSYLAKVNDSYLTREELASLVDTSNLDASEKNALIKDWIYNELLYQKALDEGITDDDNFNNILQSSYKKLAIALLIQKIFNDTEVEFKTSDLLEYYEKNQNYFIRPFETYLINHARFKDELTAIRFREIVLESNWEKATQFFDKNNSVIFSERGSLKELTEIYPVEVADAVKFLLPDEVSIVIRDKQMTYNVVQLKRKFNAFEVLPFDVIEKEVEKRFIDEQKSKQFENFLKELYSKSEIVIKERY comes from the coding sequence ATGATGAACTTTCAAAAGCTTTTAAAGCTGAAAACTGATAAGTTATTACTGTTATCTTTAATTATACTTTTTACAAGTTGTTCGAAAGAAGAAAAACAGAAAAGCTATCTTGCAAAAGTTAATGATTCATATCTGACCAGGGAAGAATTAGCTTCCCTGGTTGATACTTCAAACCTCGATGCTTCCGAAAAAAATGCATTGATTAAAGATTGGATTTATAACGAACTTCTTTACCAAAAAGCTCTCGATGAAGGAATAACTGATGATGATAACTTTAATAATATTTTACAGAGTTCTTACAAAAAACTGGCGATTGCTTTATTGATACAAAAAATTTTTAATGACACAGAAGTTGAATTTAAAACATCCGACTTATTAGAATATTACGAAAAGAATCAAAATTATTTTATTCGACCCTTTGAAACATATTTGATAAATCATGCAAGATTTAAAGATGAATTAACTGCAATCAGATTCAGAGAAATTGTTCTTGAAAGTAATTGGGAAAAAGCCACACAATTTTTTGACAAAAATAATTCAGTTATATTTTCTGAGAGAGGAAGCCTTAAAGAGCTGACAGAAATTTATCCTGTTGAAGTTGCAGATGCAGTTAAATTTCTTCTGCCTGATGAAGTAAGTATTGTTATAAGAGATAAACAGATGACATACAATGTTGTACAACTGAAAAGAAAGTTTAATGCATTTGAAGTATTACCTTTTGATGTTATTGAAAAGGAAGTTGAAAAAAGATTTATTGACGAACAAAAGTCAAAACAATTTGAGAACTTTTTAAAGGAACTTTACTCTAAAAGTGAAATAGTAATAAAGGAACGGTATTGA
- a CDS encoding peptidylprolyl isomerase — protein MKFNLIAIILFLVNISFAQQALDKVVAVVDNEIILQSELDFQAIMFAAQRQIDPNTPGLKEQILNSLIEEKLLYAQAELDSIIVTEDEINQRIDYQIKVLTQQLGSVANIEKQYGMSIDRIKRELRDDVKKNVMVQRLQEKNFGNITVTYPEVEEFYKTFKDSLGMIPEKVTIYHIFQNPKASERIKKKFKEKAQALLDSIKAGADFAELAKKYSEDPGSAAAGGDLGFVKKGVFYPEFESVAFRLKEGELSDVVETPVGFHIIQLLERRGESIHTRHILIKVKADEDADLQTIEFLTAIRDSVIKDFGTFEDYAKKYSEDKETAVFGGELGTFYRNQLDKPLLDAIGKLKQGDISFPRRLEYAPGTYGYHIVYLKTRIPEHKVSLTEDFDELKRLATEYKKQKEYQKWIAELKQKIYWEVRI, from the coding sequence ATGAAATTTAATTTAATTGCGATAATTCTTTTTTTAGTTAACATTTCATTTGCTCAGCAGGCACTCGATAAAGTTGTTGCAGTTGTTGATAATGAAATTATTCTTCAGAGTGAATTAGATTTCCAGGCAATAATGTTTGCTGCTCAGAGACAAATTGATCCAAATACTCCGGGACTCAAAGAGCAGATTCTTAATTCTCTGATCGAAGAAAAACTACTTTATGCTCAGGCAGAGCTTGATTCAATAATTGTTACTGAAGATGAAATAAATCAGAGAATTGATTATCAGATAAAAGTATTAACTCAGCAACTTGGTTCGGTTGCAAACATCGAAAAGCAATACGGAATGAGCATTGACAGAATTAAAAGAGAACTTCGCGATGATGTTAAAAAGAATGTAATGGTTCAGCGACTTCAGGAAAAAAATTTCGGAAACATTACTGTTACATATCCTGAGGTTGAAGAATTTTATAAAACATTCAAAGACAGTCTTGGAATGATTCCCGAAAAAGTTACAATTTATCACATCTTTCAAAATCCAAAAGCAAGTGAAAGAATCAAGAAAAAGTTTAAAGAAAAAGCTCAGGCACTTCTGGATTCGATAAAAGCCGGAGCAGATTTTGCTGAACTTGCAAAGAAATATTCCGAAGATCCGGGAAGTGCTGCTGCAGGTGGTGATCTTGGCTTCGTTAAGAAAGGAGTTTTTTATCCTGAATTTGAATCCGTTGCATTCAGATTGAAAGAAGGAGAGCTTTCTGATGTTGTTGAAACTCCTGTTGGATTTCATATTATTCAACTTCTTGAAAGAAGAGGCGAATCAATTCACACTCGTCATATACTAATAAAAGTTAAAGCTGATGAAGATGCAGATCTTCAGACGATAGAATTCCTTACAGCAATCAGAGATAGTGTAATCAAAGATTTCGGAACTTTTGAAGACTATGCAAAAAAATATAGTGAAGATAAAGAAACAGCAGTCTTTGGTGGCGAACTTGGAACATTCTATAGAAATCAACTCGATAAACCTTTACTTGATGCAATTGGTAAATTGAAACAAGGAGATATCAGCTTTCCAAGAAGACTTGAGTATGCCCCCGGAACTTATGGCTATCATATTGTTTATCTGAAGACAAGAATTCCGGAACACAAAGTAAGTCTAACAGAAGATTTTGATGAACTGAAAAGACTGGCAACGGAATACAAA